A stretch of Ipomoea triloba cultivar NCNSP0323 chromosome 13, ASM357664v1 DNA encodes these proteins:
- the LOC116001371 gene encoding polyadenylate-binding protein 7-like, translating into MFSKYGIILSCKVVNDENGKSKCFGFVKFETQNSAIFAINFVYGVVFEGKKLYVTTFMKKEERAMDAFKEQKFTNLALYMKNFGCNLTEYLLREKFSKYGKVNNTMIGFVNFDSMLGRQLRLLMVN; encoded by the exons ATGTTTAGCAAATATGGCATAATACTGTCCTGCAAAGTAGTCAATGATGAAAATGGAAAGAGCAAATGTTTTGGATTTGTTAAATTTGAAACACAAAATTCTGCCATTTTTGCTATCAATTTCGTCTATGGAGTAGTGTTTGAAGGGAAGAAATT ATATGTAACTACATTTATGAAGAAAGAAGAGAGGGCGATGGATGCATTTAAAGAGCAAAAATTCACTAATCTAGCTTTGTATATGAAAAACTTCGGTTGCAATCTAACAGAGTATCTCCTAAGGGAGAAATTCTCCAAATATGGGAAGGTCAATAATACTATGATTGGCTTTGTCAACTTTGATTCAATGCTAGGAAGACAGTTGAGACTCTTAATGGTCAACTAA